In the Arachis hypogaea cultivar Tifrunner chromosome 20, arahy.Tifrunner.gnm2.J5K5, whole genome shotgun sequence genome, tggtttatcttgtgctaatttttcACCTCCTATCTTTGACATGTATTCATCAAATTCTTCATCATAGAATTTCACACCCTTCTTTGCAAATATTGGAATCTTCATGTGTTCTTTTAGATTCACATCAACTTGTTTCCAttgcttctttccttttttgTCTTCAATTTGATAAATTTGTTATTCCgttaaaaataggataaatagtcaaattcgtctctaaaaaattatttatttttcaaataataataaggtgaaaactcaggtgaagtcgacttcacttgaagttgatagctgagagccTTTAGacgatttgactgatttgactaaattttcatccaacggctctcaggtatcaacttcacgtaaagtcgacttcacctgagttctcacctaataataatagaatttaCCATGATAGAAGAGAAACGTTTGTTGAGGGGAACAAACACGTCTCCAAGCATTTGCATGACCTTTGATTCATCAATTGGAATCTGAGACTCAAAAACCACCATTATAGATACGTTATAGGCAGAGGAGTTGAGGTAACTCGATATTGGACTCACCGCCATTGGAGCATCTTTCTCAAACTCActcatatttttttatgtttttttttttcaatccaaattattttgaagaaaaagaagacaaaCATGTATTTATATCGAGAAGGTTTCTCATGTTGGTGAATACCTCAcgtttaatatgtttttatttttattttcaatattttaaatttatctctattattaatattttaagtaGAGAGTTGAGATTcatgtataattatttttattaatatataaatttttgtagATTTAGGCTTTATCTATTTTTAGGTTTGGTTTCAAATTGTGGGCCAAAATATTAATAGTGCCTCCAttattaaagatataaaaaaatgtgggcttcttttaatttttaggtATATATCCCTTTAGTTCTATAAATACAAAGAGAGttctaagataaaaaaaaaaatttctcttaatGGCTATTTATGTACTTTTTAATTAAGCTGCTTCCGGATTTGAACCTTGGTAAATACACTaagtattgaaaaaaaaaaatcttttagtgTTGTGTAAATGAATGTATAATATAGGTGTGTTGTgataaatatttatagaattaattgctaaaattaataatttaaaaaaaatgagtaatctcAATTTTCAATAAGAAagtatttctaattttaattttttaataatctaataaaataataacgAGTTATATTCTACCTAAAATGGTATTGACaatgttgttgttttttttaaaACCGTTGGTTGAGATCAAGCCATCCTTCAGAGTCTATGAAACTCGTACTTGTCATCATATTAACCGTCTCTAAATCCAATTTTGTAATCCAATTAACTCGTTTGGAGGTATCAGAACCTGGTCCAAAATTGCCATACTCTGCAAACGTAATGTTattcctaaaaaaaaaaatattttatacattaatatttttgttttgtatttaacATGAATTAATAATGTTGTTAATAAGATGATTAGTATAGTGATAGAGACATAAAGTCTTACTCATGTTGAGAGGAATCCCATGGATCCCAACCAGCGGGTTGAATAATGTTGGCCATACTTGTATTGTAGAAAAGAACTCTGGCATAAGGTCTCCAGGGTCTTCCCAAAAAAGTAGAACCATCTCCAAATACATTACAATTATTGAACACAAACCCATTTGAATCTCCTGGATTTTCTCTCCCTTGCGCTGTTATATATCCTATAAATCCTTCTCCTAATTCCCTTCCAATTACATTTATGCCACACCTCTGTCATTACCAACACAATAATACATTTAATTAATCATCAATTCTCATTCAATCTATTTTTATGTTACCGTGGCTAaacaattttaacattatttaaaaaatattattaaaattatatatatatatatatatatatatatatatatatatatatataacacattaaatctcaaatcaatttttaatatatataattctataaatatttatgTAGCATTTATAagacttaaaataaaattaaattaaaattaagcaTTAAAGATGCTCTTACTACTAAAAAACGTTATTTTAACGATAATAATAAATACTATAGCATGCACCTTTTATATTTTAAAGAAATTCAATTACCTCAAACAATGACTGGCCAGCACCGAAGATAAAATCAACGGCACCTTGAATAGTACAAAGTTTATAATAATGTTTTCCATGATTATCCCACAAAGTATCTTGCAATCCGAAGAATCCAACTCTATAAAAGTAAGACTTGTCTCCGCTTATCATTGCAGCTACTGCAGGAACTCTGGGGTTCGTATTTATTGGATTGTTATATGTATTCTGTTTCACAAAAAATAGATGGATTAATTAAAATAGGCAGAGaatgatataataattaattaattaattgattaattaattatggttAGTTACCCTAAAAGAGATAGATTTGACGACGATATTATCAGCATTGGATTGGAAGGTGGGGCTCTGAGCAGTTGTATTATGGTCATCCCATTCAACCCACGTTTTCATCTTTCCACTTCCCTTCAATATTATGTATGGTTTATCACTTAGAATCGTCACTTTTTCCCTGTAATACCAAATTTCTTAagtcaaattaaataaaagagttacaTACTACAACTGAAAATAATAGTAAATAGTGAATTAGGTAGTAAATtttattatgattatgatcaCTGTATATTAGTTCGTCtcatattttttctaattattatttatcagaCTATTCTGTTGGACAGTTTTTCGAGGATGCAAGGCAAACTACAACTAATTATCGTTTCGAATGGAACTACTTATTTGTGGTACAGTAGTTGTATGATGTATCAATAACAAGGCAATATgaaagcataaattaaaaatgagactcttttcttattttgcaaCATGCTGAATGAAGGCAATAAATGTTCATATATGGAAAGCCAGATGTGTCTATAGTTTCTCCGGAGATTGTATCTAAAGTACATCTAGAGTTGAATATTGAATTTATTACCTGTAAATACCAGCCTTCACATTAATTAAAACCCAATACTTATTGTTGGAAGGGACAAAATCAATGGCAGATTGAATTGTAAAAAAGTTGCCATGTCCCAAAGAATCCACAACAATTTTGCTGAATGGAAGGATTTTGTTTCTAACAGTTCGGTAATTCTGACCATTAATAGCTCCTAAATTTAACAGCACAAACACACAAATCCACCAACGAACAAAAAATTGCAACATCTTCAATGAATTCAACACCTGTGTTAATAGTTGGAATCAAATTCAAGTTTTTTGTATATAGATAtaagaagtagagaagaagaggtgACAACAATATATTTGGTAGTGGAATTAAGGAATGAAGTGATGATCATGTATTTAATATTTATGGATTTTGGAAggaactttttatttttcaatttaacatGTAAGTTTTTTATATTAGAAACAATTTTATTCCGAGTGTATGAGATTTTATAGGAGGTATGATAAAGAAGTTATTGAAAGTTTAGGGGGTTTAATAAATTTAAAGCATTATTTAATGAAATGGTTGGaaaggaaataagaaaaagaatacTATACCTTCAAAGAACCTGTCATTGTCAACATAAATCAAAGGGATGAAAATTGAAAGAGATTAGCACACAGAATTACTTTAGTATTGAATCCTCTAGACTTCTTTATGCAACAAGCAAGCAAATCACTCAGCTCACTTTTTTACACTAAGAACACTTTTTCACACTAAGAAAACATGCATAAAACAACTGAACTAAAAGTGTTTAAATAGACTCATACAAaattaactaaaagataagataacttaatttaactcttctaaatataagataagataatttaatttaactcttctaaaaataaaataactaatttaaattatatttgattttattggattgaattatatttgatttaaatattaaaattctaaagatatgataactaatttaaaattaataatttcaaaaattaataataaacttatatcttaaccataattttttaacttaaaaaaaaagaagtatttGTTGCTTTagtcaaaattttcttttttttagtagGAAGTGTTAGGATTTAAGAAAAGTTAAAAGAGATTTGTATTTTAGTTGGTTGGAATAATTAAGAGACGGGAGAAAAGGTGGTACAATCAGATGATATTATGgtattttactaattttagtATTGTAGACCATGACATATGATAATATTCCAtatttaatttactaaaaattGAAACATACATATGATGTTATGGTACTTTACCGAAATGGTCGCATTAGGTATAATCGTTTTTAGCTTACCCTAATGAGTATTGTGTTTACATTCTCATTAAATGATAGTGATGGATTTTTTAAAGCAAAATTTGGGCCGGCAATATTCAATTTaagagataaatttttaaataaaatttaaatttacaagaaattaatttttaatttattaaattaaaaaatattatgaacaattaaaaaaaaaaaaagagaatgttaGTTATGTTATGTTATTTTCGCATAATTGACTTCCATAATTAAAAAATGATGATAATTGGTTTGAATAAGAACATTGacttagaaataaaataaaataaaaataagaatttgaatTGCTTTTTGACATGGCTAATTAAAATTTGGGAAAGTAcaaggagccaatgaaatatttatacaatgtgtacaatacaGGTTTAGGgaatattaaagatataattattagtattaTCTTTTTCCATCAGCTGAAGATGTTTATTATTACTAGTACTcgaatggttattctagatagtacggggatgttcattttgtaacttaaTAACCCATTGTACATATTATAATACCTGAAAGGTTGGCATATATGTGGGAAGTGGGAAGTGAAACAACTTTACTttcaaggtttttattttttattttttttgttttctctttttgaaagaatttttgtGATCTAATACAGAATAAGTTTAGTTAATTCCCTTATTCCCCGTTCTtaaattataattgttttatttacgatttattttgttacgagagaatgaaaaaaatgaaattcaTTTCACAATATTTTATGTGTGTTTAGATTAAAGTTTATCAATGAGAATTTgcataaaagtgattttataaatttgattttgataaaaagttagtttgtattaaagtgatttatgtttgatcatttttatattaaaatagattatagtaaaataagtgTTGTTTAACTTATACTATTCAAAatcatttttagataaaaaattattaaaatagatatcAACTTAAATAATGTTTTATATGatcctatcattttaatttagatatttgaataaatcttattagttaattttataataaaattaatatttacttactaaaataaaaataacatataaaaatagataaaatatatttttaaataaaaataaaaactataaattttagatatatatataatcaaatatgttacattttttaactattaatgtGAGAATGTTAATTTAGTAGTTTTTTTACATGGTACTTTTATTCTATTACTCttaataatcttattcttaatattattgaaatttaacgtttatgattttattattatctataattaattttttatttaatttatcttttttaatagaatcataatttatattataaaaaaattacactaaaacatagtatacgataattacaattataaaagagagtactaaaaataataaaaaaattaaaatttactttgtagtgattgaaataaatttaaaaatttttgatgatgttttttatatagtatatttttagtacttttcgtactcttttttagtatgctataattttttactattattattatttatgtttaattttttttatctaataggatccataaatcatattataaaaaagataatttacataaataaaatgattgaaaatttttttttatgtaaatacaACATTGACAAACTCTAAATACAAATACAACAAACAAATTGTATATAATTCGCGATACCCTCTAGTAGATCCCAAATATACGTAATCTGCTACACCATGTTGTAGATTACGTTGAAAATCTGACATCACATAAATTAAAggggtgtagcggtttatgaaCATTTTTCTCTTGGCGCTATGAATTCCAATGGACATATGTCTACTCACAAAAACAACACATTCTTTTGAGAAAAAAATGAACacaaaaaagattaaaataaaataaagaaattttctttatttcttgtagtTTAATGCACtccaaaacagaaaaataaagagaaaatagctaataaataactaattaattatattttttttattttattgaattctACTTTATTCACAAGATAAAACACGTATCAAGTTCGTTACATGCGTATGATCattaatttcttatcttttcaactgagagtctaaaatctaaaaaagtgattctaaaataaaaagaaatatattcAATATTTTTTGGTATATATACTAGAATTTTCACAGAAAATCaaccaaaataattttttgactGAGACTAAAAAGGACAATAataatttgaaaacaaaaaaaatagtaaaataataggTAAATTAATACCCCAAGATCGgttataaataaaaagaatatgtTAAACCACATAATATAATTTGTTGtaatttaaattaaagttaaatttaaaatttgagtctAGTCTAAAATGTTAGTTTTCGATTGAATAAATTTTAAaggattttcttaaaaaatattttttaagtttaaattatCACAAaatgaaaatatctttattaagtCAGTTATATGAAAAATACTTCatttaatatttatacaaatatattcaagtgagaatcatacataaataagaaaataataatatatttaagaaaattatttttaacgaaaattaataaaaaggttaaaaagCCAATTATAGCTAAAAAAAAGTTGTTAGTGTGAT is a window encoding:
- the LOC112786588 gene encoding probable pectinesterase 55, with the translated sequence MTGSLKVLNSLKMLQFFVRWWICVFVLLNLGAINGQNYRTVRNKILPFSKIVVDSLGHGNFFTIQSAIDFVPSNNKYWVLINVKAGIYREKVTILSDKPYIILKGSGKMKTWVEWDDHNTTAQSPTFQSNADNIVVKSISFRNTYNNPINTNPRVPAVAAMISGDKSYFYRVGFFGLQDTLWDNHGKHYYKLCTIQGAVDFIFGAGQSLFERCGINVIGRELGEGFIGYITAQGRENPGDSNGFVFNNCNVFGDGSTFLGRPWRPYARVLFYNTSMANIIQPAGWDPWDSSQHENNITFAEYGNFGPGSDTSKRVNWITKLDLETVNMMTSTSFIDSEGWLDLNQRF